In Myxococcales bacterium, the following are encoded in one genomic region:
- a CDS encoding DUF2019 domain-containing protein: MNQPAAKLVRVFREGVLAQGEAMRRGDATTGNKHAKRYIAAFQALHAMGDEGRDALVPLMFEGPNDVRSMAAACLLRHRHQDARRVLEEISRGEGMVAFGAGECLKRWEEGVWALDPEESPHESVQTSPNGELGVEGGMPSNDLGERLEQHEDAPFSFVGNAAAEENGPGGQQIRICDIPLKDVKAGKVWKVTDDRDPDMLRWSIEPLRALPHEEETVVYSVVGVHPSGMVMPKLLIREVGTYDWWGDSLEYRDGAWREIEFVGEDGPWSKAEYYVGSPLPNDPSFSGGDSHEVHRTAFARWRDRLPE, translated from the coding sequence ATGAATCAGCCAGCGGCGAAGTTGGTGCGAGTCTTTCGAGAGGGCGTGCTCGCGCAGGGTGAAGCGATGAGGCGGGGGGACGCAACGACTGGGAACAAACACGCGAAACGTTACATTGCTGCGTTCCAAGCTCTGCATGCCATGGGCGACGAGGGGCGGGACGCACTGGTGCCACTCATGTTCGAGGGGCCAAACGATGTAAGGTCGATGGCGGCAGCGTGTCTTCTTCGCCACCGACATCAAGACGCGAGACGTGTGCTCGAGGAGATTTCGCGTGGTGAAGGGATGGTGGCCTTCGGGGCGGGCGAGTGCCTGAAGCGTTGGGAGGAGGGGGTGTGGGCGTTGGACCCGGAGGAATCTCCCCATGAAAGCGTGCAAACCTCACCGAATGGCGAGCTCGGTGTGGAAGGAGGTATGCCCTCGAACGATCTCGGCGAACGCCTGGAACAACATGAAGACGCGCCTTTCTCCTTCGTTGGGAATGCGGCCGCAGAGGAGAATGGGCCCGGAGGACAGCAAATTCGGATTTGCGATATTCCGCTCAAGGACGTGAAAGCCGGGAAGGTTTGGAAGGTGACGGACGACCGAGACCCGGACATGCTGAGGTGGTCGATAGAGCCCCTTCGTGCGCTGCCACACGAGGAGGAGACCGTTGTGTATTCGGTGGTCGGGGTACACCCGAGCGGTATGGTTATGCCCAAGTTGTTGATTCGTGAGGTTGGCACGTACGACTGGTGGGGGGATTCCCTCGAGTATAGGGACGGGGCATGGCGAGAGATCGAGTTTGTCGGGGAAGACGGTCCCTGGAGTAAAGCTGAGTACTATGTTGGCTCGCCACTTCCGAACGACCCGTCGTTCTCGGGAGGAGACTCTCATGAGGTGCACCGGACCGCCTTCGCTCGATGGCGGGACAGGCTTCCTGAGTAG
- a CDS encoding transposase, which yields MYRVLADSGEVRERRNVREAKVHPTPSLTATAPNQVWTWDITKLATTEKGKFFHLYVIIDLFSRFVVGWMVATKECKHLAATLFAETIARHGIEPGLHRSCGPRLRDEERHPGPAPLDLGASRSFSRPRVSDDNAFSEAQFKTLKYQPDYPVRFASEVHARGWLEPFFGWHNDEHHHAGLALFTPADVFHGRVDQVAEDRQRALDAAYAAHPERFPNGQPTVRRPPTKVEINPISAEPTAATVEGREVRAHDTDHRDDPPLIDTRPSTGGAEPRGAPATRRARRPCRAEPEQPSQVVAP from the coding sequence ATGTACCGCGTGCTCGCCGACTCGGGCGAGGTCCGGGAGCGGCGCAACGTTCGCGAGGCGAAGGTGCACCCGACACCGTCGCTCACGGCTACCGCACCGAATCAGGTCTGGACGTGGGACATCACCAAGCTCGCGACGACCGAGAAGGGCAAGTTCTTCCATCTCTACGTCATCATCGACCTGTTCAGCCGCTTCGTCGTCGGCTGGATGGTCGCGACCAAGGAATGCAAGCACCTCGCTGCCACGCTCTTCGCCGAGACCATCGCGCGCCACGGCATCGAGCCCGGCCTGCATCGTTCATGCGGACCGCGGCTCCGCGATGAAGAGCGACACCCTGGCCCAGCTCCTCTGGACCTCGGCGCATCGCGGAGCTTCAGCCGGCCGCGCGTCTCGGACGATAACGCCTTTAGCGAGGCGCAGTTCAAGACGTTGAAGTACCAACCCGACTACCCGGTCCGCTTCGCCAGCGAGGTGCACGCACGCGGGTGGCTCGAGCCCTTCTTCGGCTGGCACAACGACGAGCATCACCACGCCGGCCTCGCGCTCTTCACGCCAGCCGACGTCTTCCACGGCCGCGTCGACCAAGTCGCCGAAGACCGGCAGCGCGCGCTCGATGCTGCCTACGCGGCCCATCCGGAACGCTTTCCGAACGGACAACCGACCGTCCGTCGGCCACCGACGAAGGTCGAAATCAATCCCATCTCTGCCGAACCGACCGCGGCGACGGTGGAGGGGCGCGAGGTCCGCGCGCACGACACCGACCACCGGGACGACCCGCCCCTCATCGACACGCGCCCCTCGACCGGAGGTGCGGAACCGCGCGGCGCGCCCGCCACTCGTCGCGCCCGACGTCCGTGCCGCGCGGAGCCGGAGCAACCTTCGCAGGTCGTCGCCCCATAG